One window of Treponema denticola genomic DNA carries:
- the gpmA gene encoding 2,3-diphosphoglycerate-dependent phosphoglycerate mutase encodes MKLVLVRHGESEWNKLNLFTGWTDVDLSEKGVEEAKEGGIYLKKEGFDFDICYTSYLKRAIHTLNYILNEMDREWLPVIKTWKLNERHYGGLQGLNKAETAEKYGEDQVKIWRRSFDIAPPVLEEGDKRCPYLQEQYRGIEKSELPLTESLKDTIARAVPFFEKTIKPQMLEGKRILITAHGNSLRALVKYFENLSDEEIISVNIPTGVPLVYEFDKNFKVLSKRYLGDQEKINAKINAVANQGKKK; translated from the coding sequence ATGAAATTGGTTTTGGTCAGGCATGGTGAAAGTGAATGGAATAAGCTTAATTTATTTACAGGATGGACGGATGTCGATTTAAGCGAAAAAGGTGTAGAAGAAGCAAAAGAGGGCGGTATCTACTTAAAAAAAGAAGGTTTTGACTTCGATATTTGCTATACTTCCTATCTAAAACGGGCAATTCATACCCTCAATTATATTTTAAACGAGATGGATAGGGAATGGCTTCCTGTCATAAAAACTTGGAAGCTGAACGAAAGGCATTACGGGGGCTTGCAGGGCCTAAACAAGGCGGAAACAGCCGAAAAATACGGAGAAGATCAGGTAAAAATATGGCGCCGCTCCTTTGATATTGCCCCTCCCGTTTTGGAAGAAGGAGATAAGCGCTGTCCCTATTTACAGGAACAATACAGGGGTATTGAAAAATCAGAGCTCCCCTTAACCGAAAGTTTAAAAGATACCATAGCCAGAGCCGTTCCTTTTTTTGAAAAGACTATAAAACCTCAAATGCTCGAAGGAAAAAGGATTCTTATCACTGCCCACGGTAATTCCCTCAGAGCCTTGGTTAAATATTTTGAAAATTTAAGCGACGAAGAAATAATCTCGGTAAATATTCCGACAGGTGTTCCATTGGTTTACGAATTCGATAAGAATTTTAAGGTTCTTAGTAAACGCTACCTTGGAGATCAAGAAAAAATTAATGCAAAAATAAATGCAGTTGCAAATCAAGGAAAAAAGAAATAA
- a CDS encoding metallophosphoesterase family protein codes for MIKTIKLFVYIIFVCLVFLSCGHGLSEFLYRSNSVSDRSTKIVDLAPALPASKKFTCVIFTDIHFGANKRRYDKEFLDWLKNKKASNEFPSFIVSVGDIVEHGKEEEYKLYTAFVADIKKIQDVPVYTALGNHDLHNSGWKHWKKYIYPHVPYYRFKTHEFSWYFIDTGDGTLGEPQLRNLVEEMRTDLNPKFVFSHYAIYGGGIPYFVILNPKERAILIDTFSKNKVKVFFAGHYHPGKPMYSYGGFSELVVKSILNAPSWVELSIDETNSSFSVKEYK; via the coding sequence ATGATAAAAACAATAAAGCTGTTTGTTTATATAATTTTTGTATGTCTTGTTTTTCTTTCTTGCGGACATGGTTTAAGTGAGTTTTTGTACAGATCTAATAGTGTTTCCGATAGAAGTACAAAAATAGTAGATTTGGCTCCTGCACTGCCTGCTTCAAAAAAATTTACCTGTGTAATATTTACGGATATTCACTTTGGTGCCAATAAAAGACGATATGATAAAGAATTTCTTGACTGGTTAAAAAATAAAAAAGCATCAAATGAGTTTCCTTCTTTTATTGTTTCAGTTGGAGATATTGTTGAGCATGGAAAAGAAGAAGAGTATAAACTATATACCGCTTTTGTAGCAGATATAAAAAAAATACAGGATGTTCCCGTATATACAGCCCTTGGAAATCATGACCTTCATAACTCAGGATGGAAGCATTGGAAAAAATATATCTATCCCCATGTACCTTATTACCGCTTTAAAACTCACGAGTTTTCATGGTACTTTATTGATACAGGGGATGGAACATTGGGAGAGCCTCAGCTAAGAAATCTTGTAGAAGAAATGAGGACGGATCTGAATCCGAAATTTGTATTTTCCCATTATGCAATTTATGGAGGAGGAATTCCATACTTTGTTATATTAAATCCAAAAGAACGGGCTATTTTGATTGATACTTTCTCAAAAAATAAAGTAAAAGTTTTTTTTGCCGGGCACTATCATCCGGGAAAACCTATGTATAGCTATGGTGGATTTTCAGAGTTAGTTGTAAAAAGTATTCTAAATGCCCCCTCATGGGTTGAACTTTCCATAGATGAAACTAATTCTTCTTTTTCCGTTAAAGAATATAAGTAA